From a region of the Rhodospirillaceae bacterium genome:
- a CDS encoding phage minor head protein produces MGKRERGADSMVAKIEAGDRVPTRQPLAVPASLHAACEAVRAACGADLLAMDRDQLDAFLYPFEKRARLGRADGEMCKTAYSVRKWRNIERAADSGRYLRFVAVADRNTSAEHLAWHGTVLPIDHPWWQTHFPPLPGCAPADEPYGCRCNVMQLADHDLEEFGYRVSAGPPGEDIEAVLRAAVAEAAAAVIESADTIADCFRPDDQDSAVAALEAANSIAGGGEILDAAGWGLAGDALRVLQTAGKVRR; encoded by the coding sequence ATGGGCAAGCGCGAGCGCGGCGCCGACAGCATGGTTGCCAAGATCGAAGCCGGCGACCGCGTGCCGACACGGCAGCCGCTGGCCGTGCCGGCCAGTCTGCACGCAGCCTGCGAGGCCGTCCGCGCTGCGTGCGGAGCGGACCTGCTGGCCATGGACCGCGACCAACTGGACGCTTTTCTCTACCCGTTCGAGAAACGCGCCAGGCTCGGCAGGGCCGATGGTGAAATGTGCAAAACAGCGTACTCTGTCCGCAAATGGCGCAACATTGAGCGGGCTGCCGACAGCGGGCGCTATCTCCGGTTCGTCGCCGTCGCGGATCGGAACACGAGCGCGGAACATCTTGCGTGGCATGGGACGGTCCTGCCGATCGATCATCCCTGGTGGCAGACGCACTTTCCGCCGCTGCCAGGCTGCGCGCCGGCAGATGAACCGTACGGCTGCCGCTGCAACGTCATGCAATTGGCGGACCATGACTTGGAGGAGTTCGGCTACCGCGTTTCAGCCGGGCCGCCGGGCGAAGACATCGAGGCCGTTTTGCGCGCGGCCGTCGCGGAGGCCGCCGCGGCAGTCATCGAAAGCGCCGACACAATCGCGGACTGTTTCCGTCCCGATGACCAGGACAGCGCCGTTGCGGCGCTAGAGGCCGCAAACAGCATCGCCGGCGGCGGGGAGATTCTCGACGCAGCCGGGTGGGGGCTGGCTGGCGATGCATTGCGCGTCCTGCAAACCGCCGGCAAAGTCCGGCGATGA